The Mycoplasmopsis gallinacea genome includes a window with the following:
- a CDS encoding DNA methyltransferase gives MLKKVESLLRTVDKYLSNDDKILKTKVYEDTEKMDKDLIELLLSDKEIKESFFTQVGDTLVFDKQEFWWFLDSKEFLPDSYTSYKNKIGLTDINHNYLSRSQDVVLSFPYKDCFLEGGQSKDDQKREEKMYHEIIAKNEIRRMLSPKVLTKAKRYSKNGVEENITFNENDNLIMKGNNLIALSTLLKRYKGEVKCIYIDPPYNTGNDTFKYNDKFNHSTWLVFMKNRLELAKELLSDNGLIFVQCDDNEQAYLKVLMDDIFGKECFYGNLIQLKGNTQNDSKKIQKNHEYILCYSKGNLDLLATYKNSVKKEVFEGKYYLGRDTGASSGEDKLIERTNLGYTIYYYEGTGNGVTGNSNKLIDRTNLGYTIYYQEKQNQELFENKSLIDKNNVGYNEYKVFVKGDKIIHAIAISDYDPKKIRENSTEEDVYENDEYLISLGYVPIRPPKRDGNKLGRWTWKIEKFKEHWNKDEILIKNYKNVIKKEFVDVNDVQDINGKMYYVQENVLPIQSVVKIGNSQGTSHLKDLFGEKVFSNPKSEDLLQFIIESATSEGDIVLDFHLGSGTTAAVAHKMGRRYIGVEQMDYIENITVERLKKVIEGEKGGVSKIVNWEGGGSFVYCELKEDSNNLIKEIDSSTTDNIEKIKEKVYNDKRIIPYLTKQELQMADENFSELELSDKKKALKLLVDKNKLYVNYADINDQDNNLTEEEINFTISFYKGEN, from the coding sequence ATGCTAAAAAAAGTAGAATCATTGTTAAGGACAGTTGATAAATATTTGTCAAACGATGACAAAATATTAAAAACCAAAGTTTATGAAGATACTGAAAAAATGGACAAAGATTTAATAGAACTTTTATTATCTGATAAAGAAATAAAAGAATCTTTTTTTACACAAGTTGGCGATACATTGGTTTTTGATAAACAAGAATTTTGATGATTCTTAGATTCAAAAGAATTTCTTCCTGATAGTTATACAAGTTATAAAAACAAAATAGGATTAACTGATATTAATCATAATTATCTTTCAAGATCACAAGATGTTGTTTTATCATTCCCTTATAAAGATTGTTTTTTAGAAGGTGGACAAAGTAAGGATGATCAAAAAAGAGAAGAAAAAATGTATCATGAAATTATTGCTAAAAATGAAATTAGAAGAATGTTATCTCCAAAAGTTCTAACAAAAGCAAAAAGGTATTCTAAAAACGGTGTTGAAGAAAATATTACATTTAATGAAAATGATAATTTAATTATGAAAGGTAATAATCTAATTGCATTATCAACTTTATTAAAAAGATACAAAGGAGAAGTGAAGTGTATTTATATTGACCCTCCATATAATACAGGAAACGATACTTTTAAATACAATGATAAATTCAATCATTCTACTTGACTTGTGTTCATGAAAAACAGACTTGAATTAGCTAAAGAACTATTAAGTGACAATGGTTTAATTTTTGTTCAATGTGATGACAATGAACAAGCATATTTAAAAGTTCTTATGGATGATATTTTTGGTAAAGAATGTTTTTATGGAAACTTAATTCAATTAAAAGGTAATACACAAAACGATTCTAAAAAAATCCAAAAAAATCACGAATACATTTTATGCTATTCAAAAGGAAATTTAGATCTTTTAGCAACATATAAAAATAGTGTCAAAAAAGAGGTTTTTGAAGGTAAATATTATTTAGGAAGAGATACGGGAGCATCATCAGGCGAAGATAAATTAATTGAACGAACTAATCTTGGTTACACTATTTATTATTATGAAGGTACAGGTAATGGCGTCACCGGAAATAGTAACAAATTAATTGATAGAACTAATCTTGGTTACACTATTTATTATCAAGAAAAACAGAATCAAGAACTTTTTGAAAACAAAAGTTTAATTGATAAAAATAATGTCGGTTACAATGAATACAAAGTTTTTGTAAAAGGAGACAAAATTATTCACGCCATAGCAATTAGTGACTACGATCCGAAGAAAATTAGAGAAAACTCTACTGAAGAAGATGTTTATGAAAATGATGAATATTTAATTAGTCTAGGTTATGTGCCAATAAGACCTCCAAAAAGAGATGGTAATAAATTAGGACGTTGAACATGAAAAATAGAGAAATTTAAAGAGCATTGAAACAAAGATGAAATTTTAATAAAAAACTATAAAAATGTAATTAAAAAAGAATTTGTAGATGTTAATGATGTTCAGGATATAAATGGAAAAATGTATTATGTTCAAGAAAATGTTTTACCAATTCAAAGTGTTGTAAAAATCGGTAATAGCCAAGGAACATCCCATTTAAAAGATTTATTTGGGGAAAAAGTGTTTTCAAACCCAAAAAGTGAAGATTTACTTCAATTTATAATTGAGAGCGCAACTTCTGAAGGTGATATTGTTCTTGATTTTCATTTAGGTTCAGGTACAACAGCTGCTGTAGCTCACAAAATGGGTCGTAGATATATCGGTGTAGAACAAATGGATTACATAGAAAACATTACTGTTGAGCGTCTTAAAAAAGTAATCGAAGGTGAAAAAGGTGGTGTTTCAAAAATTGTTAATTGAGAAGGTGGCGGTTCTTTTGTTTATTGCGAATTAAAAGAAGATTCTAATAATTTAATTAAAGAAATAGATTCATCAACAACGGATAATATTGAAAAAATAAAAGAAAAAGTTTATAACGACAAAAGAATAATTCCTTATTTGACAAAACAAGAATTACAAATGGCTGATGAAAATTTTTCTGAACTTGAATTATCTGATAAAAAGAAAGCACTAAAATTATTGGTTGATAAAAATAAACTATATGTAAATTATGCAGATATTAACGATCAAGATAATAACCTAACTGAAGAAGAAATTAATTTTACAATTTCCTTTTATAAAGGAGAAAATTAA
- a CDS encoding DEAD/DEAH box helicase family protein — MGFLFESINVHKKYLNKKIEIPSIIFQGLSKKIQLRDYQKEAIENFVIHFESENSEDNKTKNIHTLFHMATGSGKTVIMASLILFLYEKGYRNFLFFVNQTNVIEKTKDNFLNNLSNKYLFNDEINYLGKKIKIKEVQNFQEIQENNLIDDDINICFTTTQKLHLDLFITRENSLTYDDFENKKIVFISDESHHINSSTKKTGKEKELENSWETSIMNALEKNKDSIMLEFTATCDINDKNVKEKYIDKIVFDYPLKYFRESGYTKDFENFATNSTLWDRTLIALVLSEYRKFLFSDLKINQKPVILLKSQKIQESEKFYEEFNTKIGKLKAEELEKLYSSDIEILKKALDYFKNKKGSLNLLKDSLINSFKKENLVIMNQKTDNTKEKQLLVNSLEDSSNHIRAVFTVDMLNEGWDVLNLYDIVRLYDTRQGNNKSGKVGAYTIKEAQLIGRGARYCPFVINDEQEKFKRKYDNDINNEYRILETMYFHSKNDSKYIYELKKALVYTGMENETSKILTYKVKNSFKETDFFKNGIVFSNRRVIKDRKTIKSIDDDIKNKVFTYEIKDVRGKVFSLLKDEFDQNFNYQKEKNVFEIKLKDLDYNIVLGASECFDKLKFSFLKERFPILKTLREFLTDEMFLGNVTIKFIYSEGKRISGNDIFSSLKIVFSEVERYISSIKDEYFGTNVFTAKNIRDVIKDKKIKVTKIIENGYGDAQSNSLNDEIAMNLEDKKWYVYNENYGTSEEKAFVKYFSEHIQKDLNEKECEFYLVKNERNSELAIYSFEDGSRFEPDFFLFIRKKKAKENVFSNIQTYIEPKGQHLIEHDLWKEKFLLEINEKAELNLHKQESDYGIIGVPFFNNELKNVKDKFKAVFDSFIIEKL; from the coding sequence ATGGGTTTTTTATTTGAATCAATAAATGTACACAAAAAATATTTAAATAAAAAAATAGAAATACCATCAATTATTTTTCAAGGTCTCTCTAAAAAAATACAATTAAGAGATTACCAAAAAGAAGCGATCGAGAATTTCGTTATTCATTTTGAAAGTGAAAATTCTGAAGATAATAAAACAAAAAATATTCACACTCTTTTTCACATGGCCACTGGAAGCGGTAAAACTGTTATAATGGCAAGTCTTATTTTGTTCCTTTATGAAAAAGGTTATCGAAATTTCTTATTTTTTGTTAACCAAACAAATGTTATTGAAAAAACAAAAGACAATTTTTTAAATAATTTATCAAATAAATATCTCTTTAACGACGAAATTAATTATTTAGGGAAAAAGATAAAAATTAAAGAAGTTCAGAACTTTCAAGAAATACAAGAAAATAATTTAATTGATGATGATATAAATATTTGTTTTACAACTACTCAAAAATTACATTTAGATCTATTTATAACAAGAGAAAATTCTCTTACTTATGATGATTTTGAAAATAAAAAAATAGTTTTTATTTCAGATGAAAGTCATCACATAAATTCTTCAACTAAAAAGACAGGAAAAGAAAAAGAACTGGAAAATAGTTGAGAGACTTCAATAATGAATGCTCTTGAAAAAAATAAAGACTCAATTATGCTGGAATTTACAGCAACTTGTGACATTAATGACAAAAATGTAAAAGAAAAATACATAGATAAAATTGTTTTTGATTATCCTTTAAAGTATTTTAGAGAAAGTGGTTACACAAAAGATTTTGAAAATTTTGCTACAAACTCAACACTTTGAGATAGAACTCTTATAGCTCTTGTTTTAAGTGAATATAGAAAATTTCTTTTTTCTGATTTAAAGATTAATCAAAAACCAGTAATTCTATTAAAATCTCAGAAAATCCAAGAATCAGAAAAATTTTATGAAGAATTTAATACAAAAATAGGCAAATTAAAAGCAGAGGAATTAGAAAAGTTATATTCTTCTGATATAGAAATATTAAAAAAAGCGCTTGATTATTTTAAAAATAAAAAAGGTTCTTTAAATCTTTTAAAAGATTCGTTAATTAATAGTTTTAAAAAAGAAAACTTAGTAATTATGAACCAAAAAACAGATAACACTAAAGAAAAACAACTTTTAGTTAACTCTTTAGAAGATAGTTCTAATCATATAAGAGCTGTTTTTACAGTTGATATGCTAAATGAAGGGTGAGATGTTTTAAATTTATACGATATTGTTAGGTTATATGACACAAGACAAGGAAATAATAAGTCAGGAAAAGTTGGGGCTTACACCATTAAAGAAGCACAGTTAATTGGTAGAGGAGCTAGATATTGTCCTTTTGTTATTAATGATGAACAAGAAAAATTTAAAAGAAAATACGACAATGATATTAATAATGAATATAGAATTTTAGAAACTATGTATTTTCATAGTAAAAATGATTCTAAATATATTTATGAACTTAAAAAAGCTTTAGTTTACACCGGTATGGAAAATGAAACATCAAAAATATTAACTTATAAAGTTAAAAATAGCTTTAAAGAAACAGATTTTTTTAAGAACGGAATAGTTTTTTCTAATCGTAGAGTAATTAAAGATAGAAAAACTATTAAAAGCATAGATGATGACATTAAAAACAAAGTTTTTACTTATGAAATTAAAGATGTTAGAGGAAAGGTGTTTAGTTTATTAAAAGACGAATTTGATCAAAACTTTAATTATCAAAAAGAGAAGAATGTATTCGAGATTAAATTAAAAGACTTAGACTATAACATAGTTTTAGGTGCTAGTGAATGTTTTGATAAACTAAAATTTAGTTTTTTAAAAGAAAGATTTCCAATTTTAAAAACACTTAGAGAATTTCTTACAGATGAAATGTTTTTAGGAAATGTAACTATTAAATTTATTTATTCAGAAGGGAAAAGAATTTCTGGTAATGATATTTTTAGTTCTTTAAAAATTGTTTTTAGCGAAGTGGAGCGTTATATTAGTTCTATAAAAGATGAATATTTTGGCACAAATGTATTTACTGCTAAAAATATAAGAGATGTTATAAAAGATAAAAAAATTAAGGTGACCAAAATCATTGAAAATGGTTATGGAGATGCTCAATCTAACTCTCTTAATGATGAAATCGCAATGAATTTAGAAGATAAAAAATGATATGTTTATAATGAAAACTATGGCACTTCAGAAGAAAAAGCTTTTGTTAAGTATTTTAGTGAACATATCCAAAAAGACTTGAACGAAAAAGAATGTGAATTTTATCTAGTTAAAAATGAGAGAAATTCAGAATTAGCTATATATTCATTTGAAGATGGTTCAAGATTTGAACCAGATTTCTTCTTATTTATTAGGAAGAAAAAAGCAAAAGAAAATGTTTTTTCTAATATTCAAACATACATAGAGCCCAAAGGTCAACATCTAATTGAACATGATTTATGAAAAGAAAAATTTTTATTAGAAATAAACGAAAAAGCTGAGTTAAATCTACATAAACAAGAAAGTGATTACGGGATAATAGGAGTACCTTTCTTTAATAATGAACTTAAAAATGTAAAAGACAAATTTAAAGCTGTTTTTGATTCATTTATTATAGAAAAGCTTTAA
- a CDS encoding MurR/RpiR family transcriptional regulator: protein MNKIKKEVSRPIINSISGLSKTDHNIIEFINKFQEPVFDLTINDLAEFSGTSVSGVSRFVKKYNFKNYQEFKVQVNLIIQKFEKNYTINNNDSFSTIISSHRFAIDSLYNEVVLEKIKEAAKIINQSNKILIQGSGSSKRISDNLYANILKIGKTPISNSDFHVFFPSISNCNANDVLILFSNNLNTPEQIFSIQIAKENKVKIIVITSNEDNEYDQFFDVKIVYNKIHSSYIDVPLSSKLSQLLITDLLFQALILEDSNLENKLHNSRKVINRWLEIGKENISNKIHKK from the coding sequence ATGAATAAAATAAAAAAAGAAGTCTCTAGACCTATTATTAATTCAATTTCTGGATTATCAAAAACAGATCATAACATCATTGAATTTATCAATAAATTCCAAGAACCTGTGTTTGATTTAACTATTAATGATTTAGCTGAGTTTTCTGGTACATCAGTATCAGGGGTTTCGCGGTTTGTTAAAAAATATAACTTTAAAAACTATCAAGAGTTTAAAGTTCAAGTGAATTTAATAATCCAGAAATTTGAAAAAAACTACACAATTAATAATAATGACTCATTTTCTACCATAATTTCTTCACATCGCTTTGCAATTGATAGCCTTTATAATGAAGTTGTCTTAGAAAAAATCAAAGAAGCAGCCAAAATCATTAATCAAAGTAATAAAATCCTTATTCAAGGAAGCGGAAGTAGCAAAAGAATTAGTGATAATTTGTATGCTAATATTTTAAAAATCGGAAAAACTCCAATTAGTAATTCCGATTTTCACGTCTTTTTCCCATCAATTTCAAATTGTAATGCTAACGATGTTTTAATTCTTTTCTCAAATAATTTAAATACTCCAGAGCAAATTTTTTCAATTCAAATCGCCAAGGAAAACAAAGTGAAAATAATTGTTATCACCTCAAATGAAGATAATGAATATGATCAGTTTTTTGATGTAAAAATAGTGTATAATAAAATTCACTCTTCTTACATTGATGTTCCACTTTCATCAAAATTATCACAACTTTTAATTACTGATTTACTTTTTCAAGCGCTGATTTTAGAAGATTCAAACCTTGAAAACAAACTTCATAATTCAAGAAAAGTGATTAATCGATGATTAGAAATTGGAAAAGAAAACATATCAAATAAAATTCACAAAAAGTAA
- a CDS encoding IS1634 family transposase, with protein MASVQIIKKNKTQYVRIVESYWDKETKKPKIREVKFLGKLEDLTKDNPNFIEELKESVSSKKNQKQKDRNEQILQIMNSLKLDKFKGTEIKGYGNLVYEEIINYLELPNFLNDLQKKNSRSKYDLASITKMLILTRILEPSSKRSSVEKIKKYWYKFDDSLKDIYRSLEFLQDKKADILKHLNEQFVDKINRNLTFCFYDVTTVYFESFIPDELRKFGFSKDNKVNQTQVVLGLLIDDMGIPIYYDLFPGNTSDFLTLKPVLENIKRDLGIDKITIVADRGLNSKSNLLAIKQAGYDYIMAYKIKGKENKIEGIYDLDTYKMMYEEFSVKKQDHKELFKSNNTFYEIDNKLILTFSGKRQRKDKKDRERLIKKAEKLLNLSAIKSEMKRGGKKYLKLSANEVELDHQAILKDEAADGFYGILTSHEDMDEMEIIEQYSKLWKIEESFRVMKTNFEVRPIYLSTEKTIKGHFLICFLALTIQRYLEFVLEYCGYPLPTNKIIESIKNQKLSIIPEINTYIKSEESEEFKTILKVLGLKPIETIGKCEDVKFTI; from the coding sequence ATGGCATCAGTACAAATCATCAAAAAGAATAAAACACAATATGTAAGAATCGTAGAATCATATTGAGATAAAGAAACTAAAAAACCAAAAATTAGAGAAGTAAAATTTTTAGGTAAATTAGAAGATCTTACAAAAGATAATCCAAACTTCATTGAAGAATTAAAAGAATCTGTTAGTTCAAAGAAAAATCAAAAACAAAAAGATAGAAACGAACAAATTTTACAAATCATGAATTCTTTAAAATTGGACAAATTTAAAGGAACAGAAATTAAAGGATATGGAAATTTAGTTTACGAAGAAATCATAAATTATCTAGAATTACCAAATTTCTTAAATGACTTACAAAAGAAAAATAGTAGGTCAAAATATGACCTAGCATCAATTACAAAAATGCTAATTTTAACAAGAATTTTAGAACCATCTTCTAAAAGAAGTTCAGTTGAAAAAATTAAAAAATATTGATACAAATTTGATGATAGTTTGAAAGACATTTATAGATCACTTGAGTTTTTACAGGATAAAAAAGCGGATATTTTAAAACATTTAAATGAACAATTTGTAGACAAAATTAACAGAAATTTAACATTCTGTTTCTATGACGTTACAACTGTTTATTTTGAAAGTTTTATACCTGATGAACTTAGAAAATTTGGTTTTTCAAAAGACAATAAAGTTAACCAAACTCAAGTTGTTTTAGGTCTTTTAATCGACGATATGGGAATACCGATTTATTATGATTTATTCCCTGGAAACACATCTGATTTCTTGACTTTAAAACCTGTTTTAGAGAATATAAAAAGAGACTTAGGTATAGATAAAATTACTATTGTTGCAGATAGAGGTTTAAACTCAAAAAGTAACTTATTAGCCATAAAACAAGCAGGATACGATTACATAATGGCTTACAAAATCAAAGGTAAAGAAAATAAAATTGAAGGAATTTATGATCTTGATACATATAAAATGATGTATGAAGAATTCAGTGTGAAAAAACAAGATCACAAAGAGCTTTTTAAATCTAATAATACCTTTTATGAAATTGACAATAAACTGATTTTAACTTTCTCTGGAAAGAGACAAAGAAAAGATAAAAAAGATCGTGAAAGACTTATTAAAAAAGCTGAAAAATTACTCAATTTATCAGCTATAAAATCAGAAATGAAAAGAGGTGGTAAGAAGTATTTAAAACTTTCAGCTAACGAAGTTGAGTTAGATCATCAAGCGATTTTGAAAGATGAAGCCGCAGATGGATTTTATGGAATTTTAACATCTCATGAAGATATGGATGAAATGGAAATTATTGAACAATATTCAAAACTTTGAAAAATAGAAGAAAGTTTTAGAGTGATGAAAACAAACTTTGAAGTAAGACCAATTTATCTTTCAACTGAAAAGACAATCAAAGGACATTTTTTAATTTGCTTCCTTGCACTCACGATTCAAAGATATTTAGAATTTGTTCTTGAATATTGTGGTTATCCGCTTCCTACGAATAAAATAATTGAATCAATTAAAAATCAAAAATTATCAATTATCCCAGAAATAAATACTTATATTAAATCAGAAGAATCTGAAGAGTTCAAAACTATATTAAAAGTTCTTGGACTTAAACCAATTGAAACTATTGGTAAATGTGAAGACGTAAAATTTACTATATAG
- a CDS encoding phospho-furanose lactonase produces the protein MGKFVRTVLGDISPKDLGVTDCHDHFIKNGGPEVEEHIDFLMLDVEASKKELKEFLERGGKTIVTMDPPNVGRDVHRTLEIAKAFEGKANIIMSTGFHKAKFYDKWSSWLAVVPTDDIVKMCVAEIEEGMDEYNYSGPVVKRSKAKAGIIKAGTGYAAIDRLELKALEVAARTSIQTGCPILVHTQLGTMALEVAQHLIGFGANPRKIQISHLNKNPDKYYYEKIIKETGVTLCFDGPDRVKYYPDSTLAENIKYLVDKGLQKHITLSLDAGRILYQRNYGVTKGKQTFGLAYLFDRFIPLMKQIGVPEDAIEDMLVNNPREILAFDEPRVYDESKVPAELKELKKELKLS, from the coding sequence TTAGGAAAATTTGTAAGAACAGTCCTAGGTGATATTTCACCAAAAGACTTAGGTGTGACAGATTGTCACGATCACTTCATTAAAAATGGTGGTCCTGAAGTTGAAGAACACATCGACTTTTTAATGTTAGATGTTGAAGCATCTAAAAAAGAACTTAAAGAGTTTCTTGAACGTGGAGGAAAAACTATCGTAACAATGGATCCACCAAATGTTGGTAGAGACGTACACAGAACATTAGAAATTGCTAAAGCTTTTGAAGGTAAAGCAAACATTATTATGTCTACTGGATTCCACAAAGCTAAATTCTATGACAAATGATCTTCATGATTAGCAGTTGTACCTACAGATGACATTGTTAAAATGTGTGTTGCTGAAATTGAAGAAGGTATGGATGAATACAACTACAGTGGACCAGTTGTTAAACGTTCAAAAGCCAAAGCTGGAATTATTAAAGCTGGTACAGGATATGCAGCTATTGACAGACTTGAATTAAAAGCACTTGAAGTTGCAGCTAGAACATCAATTCAAACAGGTTGTCCAATTTTAGTTCATACACAACTTGGAACAATGGCTCTTGAAGTTGCACAACACTTAATTGGTTTTGGTGCTAACCCAAGAAAAATTCAAATCTCACACCTTAACAAAAACCCAGATAAATACTACTATGAAAAAATAATTAAAGAAACAGGTGTGACATTATGTTTTGATGGACCTGACCGTGTTAAATACTACCCAGATTCAACACTTGCAGAAAACATTAAATACTTAGTGGATAAAGGTTTACAAAAACACATTACACTTAGTTTAGATGCAGGTAGAATTCTTTACCAAAGAAACTATGGGGTAACCAAAGGTAAACAAACATTTGGACTTGCATACTTATTTGATAGATTCATTCCTTTAATGAAACAAATTGGAGTTCCTGAAGATGCTATCGAAGATATGCTTGTAAATAACCCTAGAGAAATTCTTGCTTTCGATGAACCTAGAGTTTATGACGAAAGTAAAGTTCCAGCGGAATTAAAAGAACTTAAAAAAGAATTGAAATTATCTTAA
- a CDS encoding PTS ascorbate transporter subunit IIC, translating into MSKMTDGTKKTIKTLAILFAVIAVFVVGMLITMTIAHFSLKDGTGFNGAGVVFYLKRVIIDNFLGVNAFLIGSIVFIGYLVLGRGIRDAILGFIKSAIGILVLSIGSGILVGMSKEIFVQISKLGAGVTSLDPYTGWTSAENFLKALNGQNISAFISYALLIGFAINLVLVVFRRWTNVHSIMLTGHVMFQQSAMVVAGITVSLFLSNTALSYGAQTGIILISGLILGLYWGIGSTATIKGSDAVTQGAGFCVGHQQMLGLSLAYKIGRFFGKKEQSAENMVLPKKLKVFEDNIFTQSLIMLILFTILIAIIAAKNPIGSVFDGQSYKWTKVLLPNWAVDGNVFFIFNILLGALKLVGSILVIQTGVRMFVSELQQSFQGITEKVAPGAVVAVDVAATYGFSSNSVTYGFVSGTIAQFIATGLLIGLSQINFGPHFKLDITIPLFITLFFNSGSIGVFANASGGFKAALIVPAIFGFGEILLSSLGLSLLKMHEAFVQNAPKVSDAAHVFGTGYLGMFDWNVFFAPMIGFGSLHPVVGGIVFTGAIGSLVAFSQIVDSGRQSEPTFLQKMFKLNIQTYNH; encoded by the coding sequence ATGTCTAAAATGACTGATGGTACAAAAAAGACTATTAAAACTCTTGCTATTTTATTTGCTGTAATTGCTGTATTTGTTGTTGGGATGCTTATCACAATGACAATTGCGCACTTTAGTTTAAAAGATGGTACAGGCTTTAATGGTGCCGGAGTTGTATTTTATTTAAAAAGAGTTATCATTGACAACTTCTTAGGTGTTAATGCGTTCTTAATTGGTTCAATTGTATTTATTGGATATCTTGTTTTAGGTCGTGGAATTAGAGATGCTATTTTAGGTTTCATTAAATCCGCTATCGGTATCTTAGTATTATCAATTGGATCAGGAATCCTTGTAGGGATGTCAAAAGAAATTTTCGTTCAAATTTCTAAATTAGGTGCTGGTGTTACATCACTTGATCCTTACACAGGATGAACATCTGCTGAAAACTTCTTAAAAGCCTTAAATGGTCAAAACATTTCAGCATTTATCTCTTATGCTCTTCTTATTGGATTTGCTATTAACTTAGTTTTAGTAGTATTCCGTCGTTGAACAAACGTGCACTCAATTATGTTGACAGGACATGTTATGTTCCAACAATCAGCTATGGTTGTAGCTGGAATAACAGTTTCTCTTTTCTTAAGTAACACCGCATTAAGTTACGGTGCACAAACTGGAATTATTCTTATTTCAGGATTAATTTTAGGTCTTTACTGAGGAATTGGGTCAACAGCTACTATTAAAGGGTCTGATGCTGTAACACAAGGTGCTGGATTCTGTGTTGGTCACCAACAAATGTTAGGTCTTTCACTTGCTTACAAAATTGGAAGATTCTTTGGTAAAAAAGAACAATCAGCTGAAAATATGGTTCTTCCTAAAAAATTAAAAGTGTTTGAAGATAATATTTTTACTCAATCACTTATTATGTTAATTCTTTTCACAATTTTAATTGCTATTATTGCGGCTAAAAACCCAATCGGATCAGTATTTGATGGTCAATCATACAAATGAACAAAAGTATTATTACCTAACTGAGCAGTAGATGGAAATGTGTTCTTTATCTTTAACATCTTATTAGGAGCTCTTAAACTTGTAGGAAGTATTCTTGTTATCCAAACAGGAGTTAGAATGTTCGTAAGTGAATTACAACAATCATTCCAAGGTATTACAGAAAAAGTTGCTCCAGGTGCTGTGGTTGCAGTTGATGTTGCTGCTACATATGGATTTTCTTCAAACTCAGTAACATATGGGTTTGTTAGCGGAACAATCGCTCAATTTATTGCAACAGGTCTTTTAATCGGTCTTTCACAAATTAATTTTGGACCACACTTTAAATTAGATATCACAATCCCATTATTTATTACATTATTCTTCAACTCTGGATCAATCGGGGTATTCGCTAATGCTTCTGGTGGATTCAAAGCTGCTTTAATTGTTCCTGCAATCTTTGGGTTTGGTGAAATCTTATTATCATCACTTGGTCTTAGCTTACTTAAAATGCATGAAGCATTTGTGCAAAATGCTCCTAAAGTTAGTGATGCAGCACACGTATTTGGAACAGGATACTTAGGAATGTTCGACTGAAACGTATTCTTTGCTCCAATGATCGGATTTGGAAGCTTACACCCAGTTGTAGGTGGAATTGTATTTACTGGTGCTATTGGATCACTTGTTGCATTCTCACAAATTGTTGATTCAGGAAGACAATCAGAACCTACATTCTTACAAAAAATGTTTAAATTAAACATTCAAACATACAACCACTAA
- a CDS encoding PTS sugar transporter subunit IIB has product MKVLCLCGSGMGTSMIIKMKVSQALKELGINGSVEALGLGQGKSVANNYDVILCTQNFVSEVNTKAQVYGLKNIMNLDEIKAALNDAKEKGIN; this is encoded by the coding sequence ATGAAAGTATTATGTTTATGTGGAAGCGGAATGGGGACTTCAATGATCATTAAAATGAAAGTTAGTCAAGCACTTAAAGAACTTGGGATTAACGGATCAGTTGAAGCTCTTGGGCTTGGACAAGGAAAAAGTGTGGCAAATAACTATGATGTTATTTTATGTACACAAAACTTTGTTTCAGAAGTTAATACAAAGGCTCAAGTTTATGGTCTTAAAAATATTATGAATCTAGATGAAATTAAAGCAGCTCTTAATGATGCAAAAGAAAAAGGTATTAATTAA
- a CDS encoding PTS sugar transporter subunit IIA, with product MERLNLLESLLAHNSIEIQQEASSWKEAIKLACKPLEKAGVITEKYYQEILDSTEKYGPYYIIAKNFAMPHASDTEHAVLSNGFSLVTLKEPVKFDDGQEVKILMCLAAKDGEVHTQVAIPQIVAVFEDETNIDKIASSKTKEEVVEIIKSVDYTKYVIQ from the coding sequence ATGGAAAGATTAAATCTTTTAGAAAGTTTGCTTGCTCATAATTCAATTGAAATTCAACAGGAAGCTTCTTCATGAAAAGAAGCAATCAAATTAGCTTGCAAGCCACTTGAAAAAGCTGGAGTTATTACTGAAAAATACTATCAAGAAATATTAGATTCAACAGAAAAATATGGTCCTTACTACATAATTGCCAAAAACTTTGCAATGCCTCATGCTAGCGATACAGAACATGCTGTTTTATCAAATGGGTTCTCACTTGTAACATTAAAAGAACCAGTTAAATTTGATGATGGTCAAGAAGTAAAAATTTTAATGTGTCTTGCAGCAAAAGATGGAGAAGTGCATACACAAGTAGCAATTCCACAAATTGTAGCTGTTTTTGAAGATGAAACAAACATTGACAAAATAGCTTCTTCAAAAACTAAAGAAGAAGTTGTCGAAATAATCAAATCTGTTGATTATACAAAATATGTTATTCAATAA